In Leishmania braziliensis MHOM/BR/75/M2904 complete genome, chromosome 29, a genomic segment contains:
- a CDS encoding putative thymine-7-hydroxylase, whose product MFLPVIDIAPLYHDNKADLLRVAHAIDEACRTCGFFYITGHNLPKGRMEKVTEMAEKFFALPHQEKLRINLEKSPNHRGYGTYAAEQLDPSKPGDWKETFDMGFHLPPDHPSVVAGKPLRGPNNHPTWIEGWTDLMEQHYSDMQRLSLLLLRALALALDIDEGFFVSKFHEPLSVFRMIHYPALPDEKGRVVCGEHTDYGIVTLLYQDKAGGLQVKNAQGEWVDAPPVEGSYVVNIGDMMAMWSNGRYKSTPHRVLSPGVDRISMPFFCEPNPETTISCLPNCFDEANPAKYPDIKAGDWLLMRFKQTYAYRADDVRP is encoded by the coding sequence ATGTTCCTTCCAGTGATTGACATTGCGCCACTGTACCACGACAACAAGGCAGACTTGTTGCGCGTTGCACACGCGATCGACGAGGCATGTCGCACTTGTGGCTTTTTCTACATCACCGGGCACAACCTCCCGAAGGGCCGCATGGAGAAAGTGACGGAGATGGCAGAAAAGTTCTTTGCTCTTCCACATCAAGAGAAGCTTCGGATTAACCTTGAGAAGTCGCCGAACCACCGCGGCTACGGCACGTACGCTGCAGAGCAACTCGACCCTAGTAAGCCTGGCGACTGGAAAGAGACTTTCGACATGGGCTTCCACCTGCCGCCGGACCACCCTTCTGTTGTTGCCGGCAAGCCGCTGCGTGGCCCCAACAACCACCCCACCTGGATTGAGGGCTGGACCGATCTGATGGAGCAGCACTACAGCGATATGCAGCgcctttctctgctgctgctgcgtgcgttGGCACTGGCACTCGACATCGACGAGGGCTTCTTTGTCTCGAAGTTTCACGAGCCGCTGAGCGTGTTCCGCATGATCCACTACCCTGCACTGCCGGACGAGAAGGGCCGCGTTGTGTGTGGTGAACACACAGACTATGGCATCGTGACGCTGCTGTACCAGGACAAGGCTGGCGGCCTGCAGGTGAAGAACGCGCAGGGCGAGTGGGTGGACGCCCCGCCAGTCGAGGGCAGCTATGTGGTGAACATCGGCGACATGATGGCGATGTGGAGCAACGGGCGGTACAAGAGCACGCCGCACCGCGTGCTAAGCCCCGGCGTGGACCGCATCTCAATGCCGTTCTTCTGCGAGCCAAATCCCGAGACAACGATCTCGTGCCTGCCGAACTGCTTCGATGAGGCGAACCCTGCAAAATATCCGGACATAAAGGCTGGTGACTGGTTGCTGATGCGCTTCAAGCAGACGTATGCGTACCGCGCCGATGACGTGAGACCGTAG